The Verrucomicrobiia bacterium DNA window TGCGGGTGATGCTGGACTGGACCATCGATTTGTTCTTTGAACGGGACATCGCCCAGCTAAAACCGTATCACCATAGGCCGGCGGCGTAATCTGAAAATGTCGGGGGGGATAGGTCGTCTTTCGTAGGGGCAGGTCTCGTGCCTGCCCGCCTTTGTAGGGGCACAATATATTGTGCCCGTTTTTCTAACAGGGCGCAGGAACCGAAAGAAAGAAAATCTGCAGCATAATCACTACATCCGCCGGGGAAATTTTGCCGTCGCAGTTCAAATCCCCGGCCGTTGGCGCCGCCGCAAACGGGGTTCCATTAAACACAAAATTCAACATCAAAACCACATCCGCCAATGTCATTACCCCGTCCAAATTCAAATCCCCTTTGATAGCGGGAAGAGGAGAATATTTGATGGTGACAAAGTCCCACATGTTTTGGGTGTCTGTTCCAGACAGATACATATTCCCGGTTTGACTAACTAAAAGTTTTGGATATCCTCCGTAATATGAAACGGATCTCTCATATCGCTTTTCCCAAAGAAAATTTCCACCTGAATCATACTTCAAGATTACATAATTGTAAGTTGAGTCCGCTCCAAAACTTATTCCTGCTACATAGATGTTTCCCGCGGAATCCAAAGATATGCTCTGTCCTTGATCCTTTTTACTCCCCGGCCCATTGTAACTTCGCACCCAAAGCTGGTTTCCATTCGAGTCATATTTAATGGAAACT harbors:
- a CDS encoding dockerin type I repeat-containing protein, whose amino-acid sequence is MYLSGTDTQNMWDFVTIKYSPLPAIKGDLNLDGVMTLADVVLMLNFVFNGTPFAAAPTAGDLNCDGKISPADVVIMLQIFFLSVPAPC